A section of the Agrococcus sp. SGAir0287 genome encodes:
- a CDS encoding peptidoglycan D,D-transpeptidase FtsI family protein, which translates to MNRELSRVSLLLVCMFVALFGSSSIIQWAQADQLRDDPNNRRTILDSFAAERGAILVDGVPVAQSVESGDQYEWQRVYPQGALYAPVTGYYSLGQGNSGIEGAMNDELTGQASSQFLQQVEQLITGQDPSGSSVELTIDPAAQQAATDALAAVQGATGAAVAIDPATGDILALTTTPTYDPNIFASHDTDAVIAAYDQMLADPSQPLQNRAIGGDLYFPGSVFKLVVTAAAIESGSYTPDSTFGNPAELDLTGTSTPIYNSTRQACRGGEGDQVSLTNALIYSCNIPFAELGEQLGEDAIAEQAAAFGYGESLQIPMSVTPSTYPEDLDPAQLQLTSFGQYDVRVTPLQVAMTTAAIANDGELMQPQLVDEVIDTETLDVLAEPAPQSLGQAVSESTAQTMQDLMVQGVQQGLASNAAIPGVTVGGKTGTAENDESGDRPFNLWFTGFAEGADGSQVAVAVVVVPQQNIAADTSNEVAAPIGRAIIEAVLNS; encoded by the coding sequence GTGAATCGCGAGCTCTCCCGCGTGAGCCTGCTGCTCGTGTGCATGTTCGTCGCGCTCTTCGGCTCGTCGTCGATCATCCAGTGGGCGCAGGCCGACCAGCTGCGCGACGACCCGAACAACCGGCGCACGATCCTCGACTCCTTCGCCGCAGAGCGCGGCGCGATCCTCGTCGACGGCGTGCCGGTGGCGCAGAGCGTCGAGTCGGGCGACCAGTACGAGTGGCAGCGGGTCTACCCGCAGGGCGCCCTCTACGCTCCTGTCACGGGCTACTACTCGCTCGGGCAGGGCAACAGCGGCATCGAGGGCGCGATGAACGACGAGCTGACGGGGCAGGCGTCGAGCCAGTTCCTGCAGCAGGTCGAGCAGCTCATCACCGGTCAGGATCCATCCGGCTCCTCGGTCGAGCTCACGATCGACCCCGCAGCGCAGCAGGCGGCGACGGATGCGCTCGCCGCCGTGCAGGGCGCGACGGGAGCGGCGGTCGCGATCGACCCCGCGACGGGCGACATCCTCGCGCTCACGACGACGCCGACGTACGACCCCAACATCTTCGCGAGCCACGACACCGACGCGGTCATCGCCGCGTACGACCAGATGCTCGCCGACCCGAGCCAGCCGCTGCAGAACCGTGCCATCGGCGGCGACCTCTACTTCCCGGGCTCCGTGTTCAAGCTCGTCGTGACCGCCGCGGCGATCGAGTCGGGCTCGTACACGCCCGACTCGACCTTCGGCAATCCGGCAGAGCTGGACCTCACAGGCACGTCGACGCCCATCTACAACTCCACGCGCCAGGCGTGCCGCGGCGGCGAGGGCGACCAGGTCTCGCTCACGAACGCGCTCATCTACTCGTGCAACATCCCGTTCGCCGAGCTCGGCGAGCAGCTGGGCGAGGATGCGATCGCCGAGCAGGCTGCCGCGTTCGGCTACGGCGAGTCGCTGCAGATCCCGATGTCGGTCACGCCCTCCACCTACCCGGAGGACCTCGATCCGGCGCAGCTGCAGCTGACGTCGTTCGGCCAGTACGACGTGCGCGTGACGCCGCTGCAGGTCGCCATGACGACCGCGGCCATCGCGAACGACGGCGAGCTCATGCAGCCTCAGCTCGTCGACGAGGTCATCGACACCGAGACGCTCGACGTGCTCGCCGAGCCCGCCCCGCAGTCGCTCGGGCAGGCGGTCAGCGAGTCCACGGCGCAGACCATGCAGGATCTGATGGTGCAGGGCGTCCAGCAGGGGTTGGCGTCGAACGCCGCCATCCCCGGCGTGACGGTCGGCGGCAAGACGGGCACGGCGGAGAACGACGAGTCGGGCGACCGACCCTTCAACCTCTGGTTCACGGGCTTCGCGGAGGGGGCGGACGGCAGCCAGGTCGCCGTCGCCGTCGTCGTGGTCCCGCAGCAGAACATCGCGGCAGACACCTCCAACGAGGTCGCCGCACCCATCGGCAGGGCGATCATCGAGGCGGTGCTGAACTCATGA
- a CDS encoding FtsW/RodA/SpoVE family cell cycle protein, with protein MTNALQTGMIQLRDATEAIRVRIRNPQKMRALELFLLVIAWAIAGGAMTLVQIGALETVDLTLLYLFGGLAAMTLVMHVVLRFVARDADPFLLPIATVLNGIGIAMIYRIDIARGDLGWDAAGIRQIVWAAVAMTAAIVVLLVIRNHRVLLRYRFTAMAVAFVLLLLPMLPGIGATINGAQVWIRVGSFSFQPGEIAKIALAVFFAGYLVTARDSLSIVGRKVLGLQLPRLRDLGPIAVVWAVCMMVLVVQGDLGTGLLYFGLFTVMLYVSTGRRSWIIIGLLLVVLAGGLLWLLTRGDAEWMQRLGIGVIVVTVLGILGSFAVMALQRWRSDGGIGWIVSSVLAAVLGVVAAIALLRLDPASLEGLGIGRVESRVDGWLRAFDQDVLDRTGGSFQLVTGIFGMAAGGLLGTGLGLGRPDLVPHAESDFIMASIGEELGMVGMFAVLALFLVLVSRGMRVGYLGSDDFTRLLAVGLAFVIALQVFIVVGGVTRVIPLTGLTTPFMAAGGSSLVANWIIVALLLRLSDTVRLQRRVVTS; from the coding sequence ATGACGAACGCGCTGCAGACCGGCATGATCCAGCTGCGCGACGCGACCGAGGCGATCCGCGTCCGCATCCGCAACCCGCAGAAGATGCGGGCGCTCGAGCTGTTCCTGCTCGTCATCGCGTGGGCGATCGCGGGCGGCGCGATGACGCTCGTGCAGATCGGCGCGCTCGAGACCGTCGACCTCACGCTGCTCTACCTCTTCGGCGGCCTCGCCGCGATGACCCTCGTCATGCACGTCGTGCTGCGGTTCGTCGCACGCGACGCCGACCCCTTCCTGCTGCCGATCGCGACCGTGCTGAACGGCATCGGCATCGCGATGATCTACCGCATCGACATCGCGCGCGGCGACCTCGGGTGGGATGCGGCGGGCATCCGGCAGATCGTGTGGGCCGCGGTCGCCATGACCGCGGCGATCGTCGTGCTGCTCGTCATCCGCAACCATCGCGTGCTGCTGCGGTACCGCTTCACGGCGATGGCGGTCGCGTTCGTGCTGCTGCTGCTGCCGATGCTCCCCGGCATCGGCGCGACCATCAACGGCGCGCAGGTGTGGATCCGCGTCGGCTCGTTCTCGTTCCAGCCCGGCGAGATCGCGAAGATCGCGCTCGCCGTGTTCTTCGCCGGCTACCTCGTCACCGCACGCGACTCGCTCTCGATCGTCGGCCGCAAGGTGCTCGGGCTGCAGCTGCCCCGCCTGCGCGACCTCGGCCCGATCGCCGTCGTCTGGGCCGTCTGCATGATGGTGCTCGTCGTGCAGGGCGACCTCGGCACGGGCCTGCTGTACTTCGGCCTCTTCACGGTCATGCTCTACGTGTCGACCGGTCGACGCTCCTGGATCATCATCGGCCTGCTGCTCGTCGTGCTCGCCGGCGGGCTGCTGTGGCTGCTCACGCGCGGCGACGCCGAGTGGATGCAGCGGCTCGGCATCGGCGTCATCGTCGTGACCGTGCTCGGCATCCTGGGCTCCTTCGCCGTCATGGCGCTGCAGCGCTGGCGCAGCGACGGCGGGATCGGCTGGATCGTCTCGAGCGTGCTCGCGGCCGTGCTCGGCGTCGTCGCCGCCATCGCGCTGCTGCGCCTCGACCCTGCGTCGCTCGAGGGCCTCGGCATCGGCCGCGTCGAGTCGCGCGTCGACGGATGGCTGCGCGCGTTCGACCAGGACGTCCTCGACCGCACGGGCGGCTCGTTCCAGCTCGTCACCGGCATCTTCGGCATGGCCGCCGGCGGCCTCCTCGGCACGGGTCTCGGCCTCGGTCGCCCCGACCTCGTGCCCCACGCCGAGTCGGACTTCATCATGGCGTCGATCGGCGAGGAGCTCGGCATGGTGGGCATGTTCGCCGTGCTCGCGCTCTTCCTCGTGCTCGTCTCGCGCGGCATGCGCGTCGGCTACCTCGGCTCGGACGACTTCACGAGGCTGCTCGCCGTGGGCCTCGCGTTCGTCATCGCGCTGCAGGTGTTCATCGTCGTCGGCGGCGTGACGCGCGTCATCCCGCTCACGGGCCTCACGACCCCGTTCATGGCCGCGGGCGGATCGTCGCTCGTGGCGAACTGGATCATCGTGGCGCTGCTGCTGCGGCTCAGCGACACCGTGCGACTGCAACGAAGGGTGGTCACCTCGTGA
- a CDS encoding PP2C family protein-serine/threonine phosphatase gives MALAAARSHVGRVRSDNQDSGYAGAHLFVVADGMGGHAGGDVASALTIRRLRDADREHASAEEALDDLKGTIQAAGETLQSTMREHPELAGMGTTVSGIVRVGDRMAIAHIGDSRIYRYRVGALTQITTDHTFVQKLVEAGRITREEAETHPRRNVVMRVLGNIETHPEIDGIVEDTLPGDRWIVCSDGLSGVVGEARLAQLLGQRRDAAATADRLVQEALSHGAPDNVTVVVVDVDESPVSSVEPQMVGSAASEIDYEAAEPEATPMSLTQLLLHPVQARQQPAYEHFEPESEEYLAELLAEHRRWKLRRRITWAVGVALAVIAVVGGALGFYAWTQTHYFVGANDEGYVTIYQGVQSDVGPIVLSSEVQVTNIELSELTEFEQQRIEQTINADSLDAAQRIVDRLEVSSP, from the coding sequence GTGGCCCTCGCCGCAGCGCGCAGCCACGTGGGCAGGGTCCGGAGCGACAACCAGGACTCGGGCTACGCGGGCGCCCACCTGTTCGTGGTCGCCGACGGCATGGGCGGCCACGCGGGCGGCGACGTCGCCTCCGCGCTGACCATCCGGCGGCTGCGGGACGCGGACCGCGAGCACGCGAGCGCCGAGGAGGCGCTCGACGACCTCAAGGGCACGATCCAGGCGGCCGGCGAGACCCTGCAGTCGACGATGCGGGAGCATCCCGAGCTCGCGGGCATGGGCACGACGGTCTCGGGCATCGTCCGCGTCGGCGACCGCATGGCGATCGCCCACATCGGCGACTCGCGCATCTACCGGTACCGCGTCGGCGCCCTCACCCAGATCACCACCGACCACACCTTCGTGCAGAAGCTCGTCGAGGCGGGCCGCATCACGCGCGAGGAGGCGGAGACCCATCCACGGCGCAACGTCGTCATGCGCGTGCTCGGCAACATCGAGACCCACCCCGAGATCGACGGCATCGTCGAGGACACGCTGCCCGGGGATCGCTGGATCGTGTGCTCCGACGGGCTCTCGGGCGTCGTCGGCGAGGCGAGGCTCGCGCAGCTGCTCGGCCAGCGCCGCGACGCGGCCGCGACCGCCGACCGTCTCGTGCAGGAGGCGCTGAGCCACGGTGCCCCCGACAACGTGACGGTCGTCGTCGTCGACGTCGACGAGTCGCCCGTCTCGAGCGTCGAGCCGCAGATGGTCGGCAGTGCCGCGAGCGAGATCGACTACGAGGCGGCCGAGCCCGAGGCGACGCCCATGAGCCTCACGCAGCTGCTGCTGCATCCCGTGCAGGCCAGGCAGCAGCCCGCCTACGAGCACTTCGAGCCCGAGAGCGAGGAGTACCTCGCCGAGCTGCTCGCCGAGCACCGCCGATGGAAGCTGCGCCGCCGCATCACCTGGGCGGTCGGGGTCGCGCTCGCCGTGATCGCCGTCGTCGGCGGTGCGCTCGGCTTCTACGCGTGGACGCAGACGCACTACTTCGTCGGCGCGAACGACGAGGGCTACGTGACGATCTACCAGGGCGTGCAGAGCGACGTCGGCCCGATCGTGCTCTCCTCCGAGGTGCAGGTCACGAACATCGAGCTCTCGGAGCTGACGGAGTTCGAGCAGCAGCGCATCGAGCAGACGATCAACGCCGACAGCCTCGACGCGGCGCAGCGGATCGTCGACCGGCTGGAGGTGTCGTCGCCATGA
- a CDS encoding FHA domain-containing protein FhaB/FipA gives MSELTLLLLRVGFLVLLWVFIFIVIYSLRSDLFGSRITRLQQQGSTPAPSPTPTAPPARSSATAVSPDAATTVTQMGRGSRAAAPASRPASRLVVTGGPRAGLEIDLPATGLTIGRSSGSGLQVKDDYTSSNHARLVLRGDEWRIEDLGSTNGTFVGGRRVQGSASVTPGVELRIGTTTFELRR, from the coding sequence ATGAGCGAGCTGACGCTGCTGCTGCTGCGCGTGGGATTCCTCGTGCTGCTGTGGGTCTTCATCTTCATCGTCATCTACTCGCTGCGCAGCGACCTCTTCGGCTCGCGCATCACGCGCTTGCAGCAGCAGGGCAGCACGCCCGCGCCGAGCCCGACGCCGACGGCGCCTCCCGCCCGATCGAGCGCGACGGCCGTGTCGCCGGACGCGGCGACCACGGTGACGCAGATGGGCCGCGGCTCGCGCGCCGCCGCGCCGGCGAGCCGACCCGCGTCGCGCCTCGTCGTGACGGGCGGCCCGCGCGCCGGCCTCGAGATCGACCTGCCCGCGACGGGTCTCACGATCGGCCGATCGAGCGGCTCCGGCCTGCAGGTGAAGGACGACTACACGTCCTCGAACCACGCACGCCTCGTGCTGCGCGGCGACGAGTGGCGCATCGAGGACCTCGGCTCGACGAACGGGACGTTCGTCGGCGGTCGTCGCGTGCAGGGTTCGGCATCCGTGACCCCGGGCGTGGAGCTGCGCATCGGCACCACCACGTTCGAGCTGAGGCGGTGA
- a CDS encoding FhaA domain-containing protein, giving the protein MGILDSFERGLERVVNGAFAKTFRSGVEPLEIVAALKRELDTNASVVSRDRILVPNRLTVRLSPEDHARMSRLGESLTDELRSALQRHAAENQYSFAGGIDLTLERDDALATGILAVDAELAKGEVAWRAVVDIKGNRVSLRKGRTIIGRGSDADITVDDAGASRSHAEIVWDGSRAQITDLGSTNGTLLNGRRLKKSLLEPDSIIDIGSTRLVYRVLAESRGDR; this is encoded by the coding sequence GTGGGAATCCTCGACAGCTTCGAGCGCGGGCTCGAGCGGGTCGTCAACGGCGCATTCGCCAAGACGTTCCGCAGCGGCGTCGAGCCGTTGGAGATCGTCGCGGCCCTCAAGCGCGAGCTCGACACGAACGCATCCGTCGTCTCCCGCGACCGCATCCTCGTGCCCAACCGCCTCACCGTGCGCCTCTCCCCCGAGGACCACGCGCGCATGTCGCGCCTGGGCGAGTCGCTCACCGACGAGCTGCGGTCTGCGCTGCAGAGGCACGCCGCCGAGAACCAGTACTCGTTCGCCGGCGGCATCGACCTGACGCTCGAGCGCGACGACGCGCTCGCCACCGGCATCCTCGCCGTGGATGCGGAGCTCGCGAAGGGCGAGGTCGCCTGGCGGGCCGTCGTCGACATCAAGGGCAACCGCGTCTCGCTGCGGAAGGGCCGCACGATCATCGGCCGCGGCTCCGACGCCGACATCACGGTCGACGACGCCGGCGCCTCGCGCTCGCACGCCGAGATCGTCTGGGACGGGTCGCGAGCGCAGATCACCGACCTCGGGTCGACGAACGGCACGCTGCTCAACGGCCGGCGGCTGAAGAAGTCGCTGCTCGAGCCGGACTCGATCATCGACATCGGGTCGACGCGGCTCGTGTACCGCGTGCTCGCGGAGTCGAGGGGCGACCGATGA
- a CDS encoding GNAT family N-acetyltransferase yields MTFALRRLDHGDWSAVERIYAEGIATGLATFESTTPSAEAFHATRIAALGSVAEQEGVVVGWVAASPVSARAAYRGVVEHSVYVAQEARGGGIGEALLRRLLQDAEARGVWTVQSSIIAENVGSIRLHERVGYRVVGVRERIGRTPDGVWHDTVLVERRSALP; encoded by the coding sequence ATGACGTTCGCGCTGCGCCGCCTGGACCACGGGGACTGGTCCGCCGTCGAGCGGATCTACGCCGAGGGCATCGCGACCGGCCTCGCCACGTTCGAGTCGACGACCCCGTCGGCCGAGGCGTTCCACGCGACGCGGATCGCGGCGCTCGGCAGCGTCGCGGAGCAGGAGGGCGTCGTCGTCGGCTGGGTCGCGGCGTCCCCCGTCTCCGCCCGCGCGGCGTATCGCGGGGTCGTCGAGCACTCCGTCTACGTCGCGCAGGAGGCCCGCGGCGGCGGCATCGGCGAGGCGCTGCTGCGCCGACTGCTGCAGGACGCCGAGGCGCGCGGCGTCTGGACCGTGCAGTCGTCGATCATCGCCGAGAACGTCGGCAGCATCCGCCTCCACGAGCGCGTGGGATACCGCGTCGTCGGCGTTCGCGAGCGCATCGGCCGCACGCCGGACGGCGTCTGGCACGACACCGTGCTCGTCGAGCGCCGCAGCGCGCTGCCCTGA
- a CDS encoding zinc-dependent alcohol dehydrogenase family protein, translating to MRATIIHGERDVRVEDVPDPALRTGPDATGRDAIVRVVAACVCGSDLWPYRGVRPIEEPRRIGHEFVGVIEEVGAAVRTMQPGDLVIAPFVISCGECANCRNGITTSCLHGGGWGSEGEEGFADAGQGERVRVPLADGTLVVVPGDPAPELLPSLLALSDVMPTGHHAALSGGVREGSTVAVVGDGAVGLSAVLAAKRLGASRIVAMSRHADRQRLAVAFGATDVVAQRGDEGAERLHAMFDGIGPDVVLECVGTAESMDQALRSARPGGQVGFVGVPAGGPELPIRQLFSTNVGVRGGVAPVRPYILELLPEVLDGSLDPGRVFDMEVPLEDVAEAYRAMDERRAIKVIVRP from the coding sequence ATGCGAGCGACGATCATCCACGGCGAGCGCGACGTCCGCGTCGAGGACGTGCCGGATCCGGCGCTGCGGACGGGGCCGGATGCCACCGGTCGCGACGCGATCGTGCGCGTGGTGGCCGCGTGCGTGTGCGGCTCGGACCTGTGGCCCTACCGCGGGGTGCGACCGATTGAGGAGCCTCGCCGCATCGGCCACGAGTTCGTCGGCGTCATCGAGGAGGTCGGCGCAGCCGTGCGCACCATGCAGCCGGGCGACCTCGTGATCGCGCCCTTCGTCATCTCGTGCGGCGAGTGCGCGAACTGCCGCAACGGCATCACGACGTCGTGCCTGCACGGCGGCGGCTGGGGCTCGGAGGGCGAGGAGGGCTTCGCCGACGCCGGACAGGGCGAGCGGGTGCGCGTGCCGCTCGCCGACGGCACCCTCGTCGTCGTGCCCGGCGACCCGGCGCCGGAGCTGCTCCCGAGCCTGCTCGCGCTCTCCGACGTCATGCCGACGGGCCACCACGCCGCGCTGTCGGGCGGGGTGCGCGAGGGCTCGACCGTCGCGGTCGTCGGCGACGGCGCCGTCGGGCTCAGCGCCGTGCTGGCGGCGAAGCGGCTCGGCGCCTCGCGCATCGTCGCGATGTCGCGCCACGCGGACCGGCAGCGGCTCGCGGTCGCGTTCGGCGCCACCGACGTCGTCGCCCAGCGCGGCGACGAGGGCGCCGAGCGCCTCCACGCGATGTTCGACGGCATCGGCCCCGACGTCGTGCTCGAGTGCGTCGGCACGGCCGAGTCGATGGATCAGGCGCTGCGATCGGCGCGGCCCGGCGGCCAGGTGGGCTTCGTCGGCGTGCCCGCCGGCGGCCCTGAGCTGCCCATCCGGCAGCTGTTCTCGACGAACGTGGGCGTGCGCGGCGGCGTCGCGCCCGTGCGCCCGTACATCCTCGAGCTGCTGCCCGAGGTGCTCGACGGCTCGCTCGACCCCGGTCGCGTCTTCGACATGGAGGTGCCGCTCGAGGACGTGGCGGAGGCGTACCGGGCGATGGACGAGCGCCGGGCGATCAAGGTGATCGTCCGTCCCTGA